A genome region from Bacillaceae bacterium IKA-2 includes the following:
- a CDS encoding MarR family transcriptional regulator, with amino-acid sequence MEHEDKSLISGWLSLTNAYLSILNELEIALKQNHDLSLNEFYVLLFLFEASEKKLSLNQLQKMVGLSQSTMSRLVVRFEAKGCGALQRNICKEDRRSIYTSITVIGENKLEKAFVTFHNTLENAILQKDIREKLEVLLLPKTK; translated from the coding sequence ATGGAACATGAAGATAAAAGCCTTATATCTGGCTGGCTTTCTTTAACTAATGCTTATTTAAGTATTTTAAATGAGTTAGAAATAGCATTAAAACAAAATCATGACTTATCTTTAAATGAATTTTATGTGCTGCTATTCTTATTTGAAGCTTCTGAAAAGAAGTTATCATTAAATCAATTGCAAAAAATGGTAGGTTTAAGCCAAAGTACCATGTCCAGACTTGTTGTCAGATTTGAAGCAAAAGGTTGCGGAGCACTTCAAAGGAATATTTGCAAAGAAGATCGCCGGAGCATCTATACATCTATAACCGTTATTGGAGAGAACAAACTTGAAAAAGCTTTTGTTACATTTCATAATACGTTAGAAAATGCTATCCTCCAGAAAGATATTCGAGAGAAATTAGAAGTATTATTGCTTCCTAAAACAAAATAA